One part of the Pandoraea faecigallinarum genome encodes these proteins:
- the gyrB gene encoding DNA topoisomerase (ATP-hydrolyzing) subunit B: MSEQQKQAESGYGAASIQILEGLEAVRKRPGMYIGDTSDGTGLHHLVFEVLDNSIDEALAGYCDDIHVVIHADNSISVTDNGRGIPTGIKFDDKHEPKRSAAEIVMTELHAGGKFDQNSYKVSGGLHGVGVSCVNALSSYLKLTVRRDGKKHFMEFHRGVPQNREIDVVDGVETSPLKVLGDTDKRGTEVHFLADETIFGKVEFHYDILAKRMRELSFLNNGVRIRLTDQRTGKEDDFAFGGGVKGFVEFINKSKTVLHPTVFHVVGERDGIGVEVAMQWNDSYNESVLCFTNNIPQRDGGTHLTGLRAAMTRVINKYISESEIAKKAKVETTGDDMREGLTCVLSVKVPEPKFSSQTKDKLVSSEVRAPVEEYVAKALEDFLQETPIDAKIICSKIVEAARARDAARKAREMTRRKGVLDGVGLPGKLADCQEKDPALCEIYVVEGDSAGGSAKQGRDRKFQAILPLRGKVLNVEKARFDKLISSEQIVTLITALGCGIGKDDYNIDKLRYHRIIIMTDADVDGAHIRTLLLTFLYRQVPELIERGYVYIAQPPLYKVKHNKDERYIKDESELAQYMLKLALNNAELTPMAGAAPISGDALGELTRSYQLSDGVIERLSRVYEASVLTAVTEGVDIDLTSEETAKQSAAALEAALSNDPLAPEITIRAVTEDVENADPVVSLRVERRHHGNVKVSVIDPDFLQTADYAQLQKTAETFKGLIGEGATIRRGERSQSVTNFKSAMKWLMADAESKVSKQRYKGLGEMNAEQLWETTMDPTVRRLLRVQIEDAIAADGIFTTLMGDDVEPRRAFIETNALRAGNIDV, translated from the coding sequence ATGAGCGAACAGCAAAAGCAGGCCGAAAGCGGCTATGGTGCAGCCTCCATTCAGATCCTCGAGGGTCTGGAGGCTGTGCGCAAGCGTCCCGGCATGTACATTGGCGACACGTCGGACGGCACGGGTCTGCATCACCTGGTATTCGAGGTGCTGGACAACTCGATCGACGAGGCGCTGGCGGGTTACTGCGACGATATCCACGTGGTCATTCACGCGGACAACTCCATCTCCGTGACGGACAACGGTCGCGGCATTCCCACGGGCATCAAGTTCGACGACAAGCACGAGCCGAAGCGCAGCGCTGCGGAAATCGTGATGACGGAACTGCATGCGGGCGGCAAGTTCGACCAGAACAGCTACAAGGTGTCGGGCGGTCTGCACGGCGTGGGCGTGTCGTGCGTGAACGCGCTGTCGTCGTATCTGAAGCTGACCGTGCGTCGCGACGGCAAGAAGCACTTCATGGAATTCCACCGTGGCGTGCCGCAGAATCGTGAGATCGACGTGGTCGACGGCGTCGAGACGTCGCCGCTCAAGGTATTGGGCGACACGGACAAGCGCGGCACCGAAGTGCATTTCCTGGCCGACGAAACGATCTTCGGCAAGGTCGAATTCCACTACGACATTCTCGCCAAGCGTATGCGCGAGTTGTCCTTCCTGAACAACGGCGTTCGCATTCGTCTGACGGATCAGCGCACGGGCAAGGAAGACGATTTCGCATTCGGCGGCGGCGTGAAGGGCTTCGTCGAATTCATCAACAAGTCGAAGACGGTGCTGCACCCGACCGTGTTCCACGTGGTGGGCGAGCGCGACGGTATCGGCGTGGAAGTCGCCATGCAGTGGAACGACAGCTACAACGAATCGGTGCTGTGCTTCACCAACAACATTCCTCAGCGCGACGGCGGCACGCACTTGACGGGTCTGCGGGCGGCGATGACCCGCGTGATCAACAAGTACATTTCCGAGAGCGAGATCGCCAAGAAGGCGAAGGTCGAGACGACCGGCGACGACATGCGCGAGGGGTTGACCTGCGTGTTGTCGGTGAAGGTGCCGGAGCCGAAGTTTTCGTCGCAGACGAAGGACAAGCTGGTGTCGTCGGAAGTGCGTGCGCCGGTGGAAGAGTATGTGGCGAAGGCGCTCGAGGACTTTCTGCAGGAGACGCCGATCGACGCGAAGATCATTTGCTCGAAGATCGTGGAAGCGGCGCGTGCGCGCGACGCGGCACGCAAGGCGCGCGAAATGACGCGTCGTAAGGGCGTGCTCGACGGCGTTGGCCTGCCGGGCAAGCTGGCGGACTGCCAGGAGAAGGATCCGGCGCTGTGCGAAATCTACGTGGTCGAGGGCGACTCGGCAGGGGGGTCCGCAAAGCAGGGTCGCGACCGCAAGTTCCAGGCGATCCTGCCGCTGCGTGGCAAGGTGCTGAACGTCGAGAAGGCGCGTTTCGACAAGCTGATTTCGAGCGAGCAGATCGTGACGCTGATTACCGCACTGGGTTGCGGTATCGGCAAGGACGATTACAACATCGACAAGCTGCGCTATCACCGCATCATCATCATGACCGATGCGGACGTGGACGGTGCGCACATCCGGACGCTGCTGTTGACGTTCCTGTACCGCCAGGTGCCGGAGCTGATCGAGCGAGGCTACGTGTACATTGCGCAGCCGCCGCTGTACAAGGTCAAGCACAACAAGGACGAGCGTTACATCAAGGACGAGAGCGAGCTGGCGCAGTACATGCTGAAGCTCGCGCTGAACAATGCAGAGTTGACGCCGATGGCGGGCGCCGCACCGATTTCGGGCGATGCGCTGGGCGAGCTGACGCGCAGCTATCAGTTGTCCGATGGTGTGATCGAGCGTCTGAGCCGCGTGTATGAGGCGTCGGTGCTGACCGCGGTGACCGAGGGCGTGGACATCGATCTGACGAGTGAAGAAACGGCGAAGCAGTCGGCTGCAGCGTTGGAAGCCGCGTTGAGCAACGATCCGCTGGCACCGGAGATCACGATCCGCGCGGTGACGGAAGACGTCGAGAACGCCGACCCGGTGGTCTCGCTGCGTGTTGAGCGACGCCATCATGGCAACGTGAAGGTGTCGGTGATCGATCCGGACTTCTTGCAGACGGCGGATTACGCACAATTGCAGAAGACGGCGGAAACCTTCAAGGGCCTGATCGGCGAAGGGGCGACGATCAGGCGCGGCGAGCGCTCGCAATCGGTGACGAATTTCAAGTCGGCGATGAAGTGGCTGATGGCCGATGCCGAGAGCAAAGTCTCGAAGCAACGCTACAAGGGCTTGGGCGAGATGAACGCCGAGCAGCTGTGGGAAACGACGATGGACCCGACGGTACGCCGTTTGCTGCGCGTTCAGATCGAAGACGCGATTGCCGCAGACGGCATCTTCACGACGCTCATGGGCGACGACGTCGAACCGCGTCGCGCGTTTATCGAGACCAATGCGCTGCGGGCGGGGAATATTGATGTTTGA
- a CDS encoding FmdB family zinc ribbon protein — MPIYDFECASCGTFAVMRRIADRDNPCHCPDCGTQGSRVITAPSLALVESASRSAHATNERAANVPRQSADDPPRGHGAGCRCCAGGKVTLAGAETPRRLKRPEGRPWMISH; from the coding sequence ATGCCGATATACGACTTCGAATGCGCGAGTTGCGGGACATTTGCGGTGATGCGGCGGATTGCCGATCGTGACAATCCGTGTCATTGCCCCGATTGCGGGACACAGGGATCGAGAGTGATCACGGCGCCGTCGCTGGCGTTAGTGGAAAGCGCGAGCCGCTCGGCACACGCGACGAATGAACGGGCCGCGAATGTGCCACGGCAGTCCGCCGACGATCCCCCGCGCGGGCACGGTGCGGGGTGCCGTTGTTGCGCCGGGGGGAAGGTGACGTTGGCGGGCGCGGAAACACCCAGGCGGCTGAAACGGCCGGAGGGGCGGCCGTGGATGATTAGTCATTGA
- the fmdA gene encoding formamidase yields MAETLIKVDLNQSAYENEQVHNRWHPDIPMACWVKPGDDFILETYDWTGGFIKNDDSADDVRDIDLSIVHFLSGPVGVKGAEPGDLLVVDLLDIGAKADSQWGFNGFFSKTNGGGFLTDHFPHAQKSIWDFHGLYTSSRHIPGVNFAGLIHPGLIGCLPDPALLETWNARETGLIAKAPDRVPPLANPPFAATAHMGKLTGAAREKAAASGARTVPPREHGGNCDIKDLSRGSKIFFPVYVDGAGLSVGDLHFSQGDGEITFCGAIEMAGWVHMRVNVIKGGMAKYGIRNPVFQPSPITPVYNDYLIFEGISVDENGGQHYLDVTVAYRQACLNAIEYLKKFGYSGAQAYSILGCAPVQGHISGVVDIPNACATLWLPTQIFDFDIRPNADGPIRHVKAGVDMPCSPDLAKT; encoded by the coding sequence ATGGCTGAAACTCTCATCAAAGTCGATCTGAACCAATCCGCTTACGAAAATGAACAGGTGCACAACCGTTGGCACCCGGACATTCCGATGGCGTGTTGGGTAAAACCTGGCGACGACTTCATTCTCGAAACCTACGACTGGACCGGCGGCTTCATCAAAAACGACGACAGTGCGGACGACGTCCGCGACATCGATCTTTCCATCGTCCATTTCTTGTCGGGACCGGTGGGAGTGAAAGGGGCGGAGCCGGGCGATTTGCTCGTGGTGGATCTTCTCGACATCGGCGCCAAAGCGGATAGTCAGTGGGGTTTCAACGGCTTTTTCTCGAAGACGAATGGTGGCGGGTTTCTGACGGATCACTTTCCGCACGCGCAGAAATCGATTTGGGATTTCCACGGGCTTTATACGAGTTCGCGCCATATCCCTGGCGTGAATTTCGCAGGGCTGATTCATCCGGGGTTGATCGGGTGTCTGCCCGATCCGGCGTTGCTTGAGACGTGGAATGCGCGCGAAACCGGCCTGATCGCGAAAGCGCCGGATCGGGTGCCGCCTCTGGCGAATCCACCGTTCGCCGCGACGGCGCACATGGGAAAACTGACGGGTGCCGCGCGTGAAAAAGCGGCGGCTTCAGGCGCGCGGACGGTGCCGCCACGCGAGCATGGGGGGAATTGCGACATCAAGGATCTGTCGCGCGGCTCGAAGATTTTCTTTCCGGTGTATGTGGATGGCGCCGGACTCTCGGTTGGCGACCTTCACTTCAGTCAGGGCGATGGCGAAATCACGTTTTGTGGTGCCATCGAAATGGCTGGGTGGGTGCATATGCGCGTGAATGTGATCAAGGGCGGAATGGCGAAGTACGGCATTCGTAATCCCGTGTTCCAGCCGAGTCCGATCACGCCGGTCTACAACGACTATCTGATTTTCGAAGGTATCTCCGTCGACGAAAATGGCGGGCAGCATTATCTCGACGTGACGGTGGCCTATCGTCAGGCATGTTTGAACGCCATCGAGTATTTGAAGAAATTCGGTTATTCGGGTGCGCAGGCGTATTCGATTCTGGGTTGCGCACCGGTACAGGGACATATCAGCGGCGTGGTGGATATTCCGAATGCGTGCGCGACGCTGTGGTTACCGACGCAGATCTTCGACTTTGATATTCGCCCGAATGCCGATGGGCCGATTCGTCATGTGAAGGCGGGGGTCGATATGCCTTGCTCGCCGGATTTGGCGAAGACCTGA
- the gdhA gene encoding NADP-specific glutamate dehydrogenase, whose product MKYQSLDDFLRATGERNPGQPEFLQAVTEVMESLWPFISKHPKYAEHGLLDRLVEPERTVMFRVSWVDDHGDVQVNRGYRIQHSSAIGPYKGGLRFHPSVNLSILKFLAFEQTFKNALTTLPMGGGKGGSDFDPKGKSPGEVMRFCQAFVSELFRHVGSDTDVPAGDIGVGGREVGFMAGMMKKLSNRADCVFTGKGLSFGGSLIRPEATGYGTVYFAEEMLKQSGRSFDGLRVSVSGSGNVAQYAVEKAMALGAKVVTVSDSSGTVVDEDGFTTEKLAELMDVKNHHYGRVSDYAKRTGSKFLAGTRPWHVPVDVALPCATQNELDADDAQMLISNGVICVAEGANMPSTNEAARRFESHGILYAPGKASNAGGVATSGLEMSQNAMRISWPREEVDARLHDIMRSIHDVCVHHGRRADGSVSYVNGANVAGFVKVADAMLAQGVI is encoded by the coding sequence ATGAAATATCAATCGCTTGACGACTTTCTGCGCGCCACCGGCGAGCGCAACCCTGGCCAACCGGAGTTCCTGCAAGCTGTCACGGAAGTGATGGAAAGCCTCTGGCCCTTCATATCGAAACATCCGAAATACGCCGAACATGGCTTGCTCGACCGTCTCGTCGAACCGGAGCGCACCGTCATGTTCCGCGTGTCGTGGGTCGACGATCATGGCGACGTGCAGGTCAATCGCGGCTATCGCATCCAGCACAGTTCGGCCATCGGCCCGTACAAGGGCGGGCTGCGTTTCCACCCGTCGGTGAACCTGTCCATTCTCAAATTCCTCGCCTTCGAACAGACGTTCAAGAACGCACTCACCACATTGCCCATGGGCGGCGGCAAAGGCGGTTCCGACTTCGATCCGAAGGGCAAGAGCCCCGGCGAAGTCATGCGCTTCTGTCAGGCGTTCGTGAGCGAGCTGTTCCGCCACGTTGGCAGCGATACGGATGTGCCCGCCGGTGACATCGGCGTCGGTGGCCGCGAAGTCGGCTTCATGGCCGGCATGATGAAAAAACTCTCGAACCGCGCGGATTGCGTCTTCACCGGCAAGGGGCTGTCCTTCGGCGGATCGCTGATCCGGCCGGAAGCCACCGGCTACGGTACGGTCTATTTCGCCGAAGAAATGCTCAAGCAATCCGGACGCAGCTTCGACGGTCTGCGCGTGAGCGTCTCCGGTTCGGGCAACGTCGCCCAATACGCCGTCGAAAAAGCGATGGCACTCGGCGCGAAGGTCGTTACCGTCTCCGATTCGAGCGGCACCGTCGTCGACGAAGACGGTTTCACTACCGAAAAGCTCGCCGAGTTGATGGACGTGAAGAACCACCACTACGGGCGCGTGAGCGACTACGCCAAACGCACCGGCAGCAAATTCCTGGCGGGCACGCGCCCCTGGCATGTCCCGGTGGACGTTGCTCTGCCCTGCGCCACGCAGAACGAGCTCGACGCCGACGATGCGCAAATGCTGATCAGCAACGGCGTGATCTGCGTCGCGGAAGGCGCCAACATGCCGTCCACGAACGAAGCCGCCAGACGCTTCGAGAGCCACGGCATTCTCTACGCGCCAGGCAAGGCCAGCAACGCGGGTGGTGTGGCAACCTCAGGGCTGGAGATGAGCCAGAACGCCATGCGTATCTCGTGGCCGCGCGAGGAAGTCGATGCGCGCCTGCACGACATCATGCGCAGCATCCATGACGTCTGTGTGCATCACGGTCGTCGCGCGGATGGCTCGGTGAGCTACGTCAACGGTGCGAACGTTGCCGGCTTCGTGAAGGTGGCAGACGCCATGCTGGCGCAAGGTGTGATCTGA
- the prpR gene encoding propionate catabolism operon regulatory protein PrpR, whose protein sequence is MHPDLSDDPPPLHARHAQHTLHAGHIAPASPDPRARRPGIALVSISRLQTLCETVAPRYTDRARFYAVREGYGAAVAALQTYVESGAVDVVLAAGSNGAYLRENLSVPVVTVKVNGFDVLSAITRATTTWPDQPLGLVLHETVSRELDDLGQLLKIRIHQRAYRSADEVQHAVDTLAEQGCKVIIGPGMACDFAQQAGLEHVFLYSLGAVEEAFERSVELARVSREKESKRMRLNTIVAHMRDGVAAFDDNGQLEAVNPAMFTLLGVDAERVATQGARQFELTRKLGPMLRELSESGVAIEERLAHIDGRAFITSCVPIYEHGMRAGAVVTVQDAQMAQRIDRSLRTTQRPKHLVARHELSELVGDSPQIEKVRRLARAGAPHDATVLLTGESGTGKELVAQGIHNASARRGNPFVAFNCAALPEGLIESELFGHDEGAFTGARRGGKAGLFEIAHTGTIFLDEIGEMPAAMQTRLLRVLQEREVMRLGSGRAVPVDVRVIAATHRDLNALVAEGRFRADLYFRLNLLQVTLPALRERRDDIRLLAATLLSRNAAQYKLDMGASGPILQVLSPLFERYDWPGNVRELENLLVRAAIYLDNDAVRHAQTLHEVFPELQRLRPGSMPSHEVRREVRREAMHGDGLGRDVVTRETAIAALQASGGNRAAAARALGIGRTTLWRLMKSAT, encoded by the coding sequence ATGCACCCCGACCTTTCCGACGATCCGCCGCCGCTGCATGCACGTCATGCACAGCACACGTTACATGCCGGTCACATCGCGCCCGCATCGCCGGATCCGCGCGCCCGTCGTCCCGGCATTGCACTCGTGAGCATCAGCCGCTTGCAGACGCTGTGCGAGACTGTCGCGCCGCGCTACACCGACCGTGCACGGTTTTACGCCGTGCGCGAAGGCTATGGCGCGGCGGTCGCCGCGTTGCAGACGTACGTGGAGTCGGGGGCGGTCGATGTCGTATTGGCCGCCGGATCGAATGGCGCGTATCTGCGCGAGAATCTGTCCGTGCCTGTGGTGACGGTGAAGGTCAACGGCTTCGACGTTCTCAGCGCCATTACGCGGGCGACGACCACGTGGCCGGATCAGCCGCTTGGGCTGGTGTTGCACGAGACGGTGTCGCGCGAACTGGACGATCTCGGCCAGTTACTGAAGATCCGTATTCATCAGCGCGCGTACCGCTCGGCGGACGAAGTGCAGCACGCCGTCGACACGCTTGCCGAACAGGGCTGCAAGGTCATCATCGGTCCGGGCATGGCGTGCGACTTTGCGCAGCAGGCCGGACTCGAACACGTCTTCCTGTATTCGCTTGGCGCGGTGGAAGAGGCCTTCGAGCGCTCCGTGGAACTGGCGCGCGTGAGTCGCGAAAAGGAATCGAAGCGCATGCGGCTGAACACCATCGTCGCGCACATGCGCGATGGCGTCGCCGCCTTCGACGACAACGGTCAACTGGAAGCCGTCAATCCGGCGATGTTCACGCTGTTGGGCGTGGATGCGGAGCGCGTTGCCACGCAGGGTGCACGCCAGTTCGAGCTCACGCGCAAGCTCGGGCCGATGTTGCGCGAGTTGTCGGAGAGCGGTGTTGCCATCGAGGAGCGGTTGGCGCATATCGACGGGCGCGCCTTCATCACGAGCTGCGTGCCGATCTACGAGCATGGCATGCGCGCGGGGGCCGTGGTCACGGTGCAGGACGCCCAGATGGCGCAACGCATCGACCGTTCGCTGCGCACCACGCAGCGTCCGAAGCATCTCGTTGCGAGGCACGAACTCTCGGAGCTTGTCGGCGATTCGCCGCAGATCGAGAAGGTCCGGCGTCTGGCGCGCGCCGGCGCGCCGCACGATGCGACGGTGTTGCTGACGGGCGAGAGCGGCACGGGCAAGGAGTTGGTCGCCCAGGGCATTCACAACGCGAGCGCCCGGCGCGGCAATCCGTTCGTCGCGTTCAACTGTGCGGCGCTGCCCGAAGGACTGATCGAGAGTGAGTTGTTCGGGCACGACGAGGGCGCGTTCACCGGCGCGCGTCGCGGCGGAAAGGCGGGGCTGTTCGAGATCGCGCACACCGGCACCATCTTTCTCGACGAAATCGGCGAGATGCCGGCGGCGATGCAAACCCGGTTGTTGCGTGTCTTGCAGGAACGCGAGGTCATGCGGCTGGGCTCGGGGCGTGCGGTGCCGGTGGACGTGCGCGTGATCGCCGCCACCCATCGCGATCTCAATGCACTGGTCGCTGAAGGACGCTTTCGCGCCGACCTCTATTTCCGGCTCAATCTCTTGCAGGTGACGCTGCCCGCGCTACGCGAGCGGCGTGACGACATTCGTCTGCTGGCGGCGACGCTGCTCTCGAGAAACGCCGCGCAATACAAGCTGGATATGGGGGCGTCCGGGCCGATCCTTCAGGTGCTCTCGCCACTGTTCGAGCGTTACGACTGGCCGGGCAACGTGCGGGAGCTGGAAAATCTGCTCGTGCGCGCGGCGATCTATCTCGATAACGATGCCGTGCGCCATGCGCAGACGTTGCACGAAGTGTTTCCGGAGTTGCAACGCCTGCGGCCGGGGTCGATGCCCTCGCATGAAGTGCGTCGGGAAGTGCGAAGGGAAGCGATGCACGGTGATGGCCTCGGGCGCGACGTCGTCACGCGCGAGACAGCCATCGCGGCATTGCAGGCGTCGGGCGGCAATCGCGCGGCCGCTGCGCGAGCACTGGGCATCGGCCGCACGACACTCTGGCGGTTGATGAAATCCGCGACGTGA
- a CDS encoding isocitrate lyase/PEP mutase family protein yields MTTATAKRRAEFRRTVEARRGLLVPGAFNALSARVIEDAGFEALYLTGAGVTNMSLGLPDLAFVGLAEIAEHTARVRDAVSLPIVVDADTGFGNALNVRHTGRVLERSGADAIQFEDQVLPKKCGHFNGKAVIGADEMAGKIRAAVDAREDGNLQIIARTDAAAVEGIEAAIERGHRFIDAGADILFIEATETLADIERLPALFERPQLINIVIGGKTPTQPQPRLAELGYGIVLYANAALQSAVLGMQKALGTLRESGRLDEDPSLVVPFAERQRLVNKPFYDALDRQYAAD; encoded by the coding sequence ATGACGACCGCGACCGCAAAACGCCGCGCCGAATTCCGCCGCACAGTCGAGGCCCGCCGCGGGCTGCTCGTGCCCGGCGCCTTCAATGCCCTCTCGGCCCGTGTCATCGAAGACGCAGGTTTCGAAGCGCTTTACCTCACCGGTGCCGGCGTCACCAACATGTCGCTCGGCCTGCCCGATCTGGCATTCGTCGGGCTGGCGGAGATCGCCGAGCACACCGCACGTGTGCGCGATGCAGTCTCGTTGCCGATCGTCGTCGACGCCGACACGGGCTTCGGCAACGCACTGAACGTGCGCCACACGGGGCGCGTGCTGGAGCGCAGTGGCGCCGATGCCATTCAGTTCGAAGATCAGGTGCTGCCCAAGAAGTGCGGCCACTTCAACGGCAAAGCCGTGATCGGCGCCGACGAGATGGCCGGAAAGATTCGCGCGGCGGTCGACGCACGCGAAGACGGCAATCTGCAAATCATCGCCCGCACCGATGCGGCGGCTGTCGAAGGCATCGAAGCGGCCATCGAGCGCGGCCACCGTTTCATCGACGCGGGTGCCGACATTCTTTTCATCGAAGCGACGGAAACGCTGGCCGACATCGAACGTTTGCCGGCACTGTTCGAGCGTCCGCAACTCATCAACATCGTCATCGGCGGAAAAACGCCGACGCAGCCACAGCCACGTCTGGCCGAACTCGGCTACGGCATCGTGCTGTACGCGAATGCCGCGCTGCAGAGTGCCGTGCTGGGCATGCAAAAGGCACTGGGCACGCTGCGCGAGAGCGGGCGGCTGGACGAAGACCCGTCGCTGGTCGTGCCGTTCGCGGAGCGTCAGCGTCTGGTGAACAAGCCGTTCTACGACGCCCTCGACAGGCAATACGCCGCCGACTGA